The following proteins are encoded in a genomic region of Actinomycetota bacterium:
- a CDS encoding DUF742 domain-containing protein, with protein MTTPEDQPAAGRRRVRPYSMTGGRTRPAHTDLEIEALVSTTSSGERSPKLTVEQRAIAALCRDILSIAEVSARLDLPLGVTRVLVGDMADEGLVMVHRPTQTGDRPDLALLERVLYGLRTI; from the coding sequence GTGACCACTCCCGAAGACCAGCCAGCGGCCGGCCGCAGACGGGTCCGCCCCTACTCCATGACCGGCGGGCGCACCCGGCCGGCCCACACGGACCTGGAGATCGAGGCGCTGGTCTCCACCACTTCCAGCGGCGAGCGCTCCCCGAAGCTGACCGTTGAGCAGCGGGCCATCGCCGCCCTGTGCCGCGACATCCTCTCCATCGCCGAGGTCTCGGCCCGCCTCGATCTGCCCCTCGGCGTGACCCGGGTGCTGGTCGGCGACATGGCCGACGAGGGCCTGGTCATGGTCCACCGCCCGACCCAGACCGGCGACCGCCCCGACCTGGCCCTCCTGGAACGCGTGCTGTACGGCCTGCGGACAATCTGA